The following proteins are co-located in the Desulfurellaceae bacterium genome:
- a CDS encoding chloride channel protein: MAEAAPPEPSLSSRLFSLLQTRQQSANIVLACVVGLLVGVVAIGFHELLHLVQRIALGSTSPLAILPTLPWYWKLCLPAIGGLLVTPIVTRWAVEAKGHGVPEVMEAVALRGGIIRARVALAKAVASAVTIGTGGSTGREGPVIQIGSALGSSCGQLLRLSPDQIRTLVGCGAAGGIAATFNAPIAGAFFALEVILGNFAVPAFAPIVLSSVLATAVSRAYMGNVPAFQIPQYSLLHYGEVPLYALLGILMGVVAVIFIRVLYKSEDLFENSPIPPALRTTVGGLLVGVLLLYWPEVYGTGFEAMYRLLHEATDWQVLALLFGIKLVATCTTLGSGASGGIFSPSLFLGVVAGGLFGQVVHAVLPGLTAEPEAYAMVGMGAVVAGTTHAPVTAILMLFELTGDYHIILPVMVACTLSTVTARYLYSHSIYTLKLSRKGVSLLRGREETVMQSFRVADVMRSPAPTLPQEAPFQELVDSFLDSQEPHYYLVDHETHLTGVIHLHDIKGFLSEGGLDGLIIARDVAHPVSVMTHPGETLAECLEKFSGNATERLPVVDSASTRKVVGVVAQQDVIDLYNREVLRKEFLGTVPIDSTQRRGALTLPPQYTVVPLRLPMAFSGRTLKDLDLRARYDVTVLAVRTPANSGSRDYLPQPDQPLQATDTLILAGHQQALDTFQRRFSTSGEIDQG; encoded by the coding sequence ATGGCCGAGGCCGCTCCTCCCGAACCCAGTCTGAGCAGCAGGCTCTTTAGCCTGCTGCAAACCCGTCAGCAGAGCGCCAACATTGTGCTGGCGTGCGTGGTCGGGCTGCTGGTCGGCGTGGTGGCAATCGGCTTTCACGAGTTGCTGCACCTCGTTCAGCGCATCGCCCTCGGCTCGACCTCTCCGCTGGCCATCCTGCCGACCCTGCCGTGGTATTGGAAGCTGTGTCTGCCGGCTATCGGCGGCCTGCTCGTCACCCCGATTGTCACCCGCTGGGCGGTTGAGGCCAAGGGGCACGGCGTACCGGAGGTCATGGAGGCCGTTGCCCTGCGGGGCGGCATCATCCGTGCCCGGGTGGCGCTGGCCAAGGCTGTGGCGTCGGCGGTGACGATCGGCACAGGTGGCTCGACCGGCCGCGAAGGCCCCGTCATTCAGATCGGCTCGGCCCTGGGATCGAGCTGCGGACAGCTGCTGCGGCTGTCGCCGGACCAGATACGGACGCTGGTCGGCTGTGGGGCAGCGGGCGGCATTGCGGCGACCTTCAACGCCCCGATTGCCGGGGCATTCTTTGCCCTCGAGGTCATTCTGGGCAATTTTGCCGTGCCCGCCTTTGCGCCCATCGTGCTCTCGTCCGTGCTGGCGACCGCGGTCTCACGCGCCTATATGGGCAATGTCCCGGCCTTTCAGATTCCCCAGTACTCCCTGCTCCACTATGGCGAGGTGCCGCTGTACGCCCTGCTGGGTATCCTGATGGGCGTGGTGGCCGTGATCTTCATCCGCGTCCTGTATAAGAGCGAGGACCTGTTTGAGAACAGCCCGATTCCACCTGCCCTGCGGACCACGGTCGGCGGTCTGCTGGTCGGCGTCCTGCTGCTGTACTGGCCCGAGGTGTATGGGACGGGCTTTGAGGCCATGTATCGCCTGCTGCACGAAGCGACCGACTGGCAGGTGTTGGCCCTGCTGTTCGGCATCAAGCTCGTCGCCACCTGCACCACCCTGGGCTCGGGCGCGTCGGGTGGCATCTTCTCACCGTCCCTGTTTCTGGGCGTAGTGGCCGGGGGCCTGTTCGGGCAGGTCGTTCACGCCGTCCTGCCCGGCCTGACGGCCGAACCCGAGGCGTATGCCATGGTCGGCATGGGGGCGGTCGTGGCCGGCACGACCCACGCCCCGGTCACCGCGATCCTCATGCTGTTTGAGCTGACCGGGGACTATCATATTATTCTGCCGGTGATGGTGGCGTGTACCCTGAGTACCGTCACCGCTCGTTATCTGTACAGCCACTCCATCTATACGCTGAAACTCTCGCGCAAGGGCGTCTCCCTGCTGCGGGGACGGGAAGAGACGGTCATGCAGTCCTTCCGGGTGGCGGATGTCATGCGCAGCCCGGCCCCGACCCTGCCGCAAGAAGCCCCGTTTCAGGAACTGGTCGATTCCTTTCTGGACTCCCAAGAGCCGCACTACTATCTGGTCGATCATGAGACGCACCTGACCGGGGTGATTCATCTCCACGATATCAAAGGCTTTCTGAGCGAGGGAGGACTCGACGGGCTGATCATTGCCCGCGATGTGGCCCACCCCGTCTCGGTCATGACCCATCCCGGCGAAACGCTGGCCGAGTGCCTGGAAAAGTTCAGCGGCAACGCTACCGAGCGTCTGCCGGTTGTTGACTCGGCCTCGACACGCAAGGTCGTCGGCGTTGTTGCCCAGCAAGACGTGATTGACCTGTATAACCGTGAGGTCTTGCGCAAAGAGTTTCTGGGCACCGTGCCCATCGATTCAACCCAGCGGCGCGGTGCGCTCACTCTACCGCCCCAGTACACCGTTGTACCGCTCCGTCTGCCCATGGCATTCAGCGGCAGAACGCTCAAAGACCTCGATTTGCGCGCCCGGTACGACGTGACTGTCCTGGCCGTGCGGACGCCTGCAAACTCAGGCTCACGTGATTATCTGCCCCAGCCCGACCAGCCCCTGCAAGCTACCGACACCCTGATCCTGGCCGGTCATCAGCAGGCGCTGGATACCTTCCAGCGGCGTTTCTCCACAAGCGGGGAGATAGACCAGGGATAG
- the rpsU gene encoding 30S ribosomal protein S21 has translation MAGVRVKENEPIESAIRRFKKQCEKAGILQELKKREHYEKPSVRRKRKAVAARKRALRRASRSFY, from the coding sequence ATGGCAGGTGTTCGAGTCAAAGAAAATGAACCCATAGAAAGCGCCATCCGCCGCTTTAAGAAGCAGTGCGAGAAGGCCGGTATTCTCCAGGAACTCAAAAAACGCGAACACTATGAAAAACCGAGCGTGCGCCGCAAACGCAAAGCCGTGGCCGCCAGAAAACGCGCTTTGCGCCGGGCCAGCCGTTCCTTCTACTAA